From the genome of Streptomyces sp. SID8374:
CGAGTTGGGCAGCAGCGGTTCCTCCTCGGTCCACCGCCCCTCGGCGATCGACCCGTACACCTCGTCCGTGGAGACCTGGACGAAGACCCGGACACCGTGCCGCAGCGCCGCGTCCAGCAGCACCTGGGTGCCGAGCGCGTTGGTGCGGACGAACGCCTCGGCGCCCTCCACCGAGCGGTCCACGTGCGACTCCGCCGCGAAGTGCACCACGGCGTCGTGCCCCGGCACGACCTTGTCCAACAGCGCCGCGTCACAGATGTCGCCGCGGATGAAGTCCAGCCGAGGATGCCCGAGGGGCAGGTTGTTCAGGGTGCCCGCGTACGTCAGCACGTCCAGCGCGGTCACCCGGTCGTCCTCGTGCCCCGGACGGCCGTCGTCCAGCAGCATGCGCGCGAAGTGCGAGCCGATGAAGCCGGCCGCGCCGGTCACCAGGATGTTCACGCCCGTTCCTTCCTGTCGTACGGGGGGCGGGAGGAAGATCGCGCCCGCCACACCCGCACCGCCGTGTGGTCCGTCAGCGCCCGGCGGTCGCCGGACGGTGCCGCGCTGTCAACTGCTCGATGGCCGGTACCACTTCGTTCGGGGCCGGCGCCATCAGCATCGACCGGCGCAGCCGCCGCGCCCCCTCCCGATAGGACGGGTCGTCCAGCACCCGGACGAGCTTGTCGCGGAGCACGTCCACGGTCAGCCCCTCCGAGTGCAGGTGCAGCCCGGCGCCCAGGTCCTCCAGGCGCTGCGCCCGGTAGATGGCGTCCCACATCCAGCCGAGCGCCACCTGCGGCACCCCGTAGGCCGCTGCCGTCGCCCAGGTGCCCGCGCCGCCGTGGTGGACGATCGCCGAACAGGTCGGCAGCAGCGCCAGCATGGCGACGTGGTCCACCACTCTGATGTTGTCCGGGATCTTGGAGACCCCGGCCAGCTCGGTCTCGCTCAGGGTGGCGACGACCTCCACGTCCAGGTCGCCGACCGAGGCCAGCACCTCGTCGAGGTCGATCGCGTTCGGGAACTCCGTGTCCCGGATCGTCAGCCCCAGAGTCAGGCAGACCCGCCGCCGCCCCGGCGGTTCGCGCAGCCACTCCGGGACGACGGCCGGACCGGGACCGTTGTACGGGACGTACCGCATAGGCAGCCGGGGCAGGCCCAGCTCCATCCGCACCCCCGCGGGCATCTGGTCGACCGACCACTGCCCGGTGACGACCTCGGGGCCGAAGGCGGCCCCGTGCCGGTCGAGGGTGTACGCGAGCCACTCCTCCATCGGGTCGTCGCGCAGCTCCGGCGGCAGCTCCGCCTGACGCCGACGCAGCTCCAGATGGGTGCGGGCGAACAGGTCGGGGAAGGCCAGCAGCCGGGCGTGTGCCGCCCCCGTCGCCTTCGCGGCGACCGCGCCGGCGAAGGTGAACGGCTCCCAGAGGACGAGGTCGGGCCGCCAGAAGCGGGCGAACTCCACGAGCCCGTCGATCATCGACTCGTTGTTGATCTGCGGGTAGAAGGTCGACGTCAGGATCGCGTTGGAGGCCCGCAGATAGTCGGTGCTCAGCCGCTCGGGCCGGTTTTCCAGGTAGTCGCGGTTCAGGTGGTGCAGGAGCATCCCGTGCCCGACGGTGCGGATGACGTCGTCCATGCTGTGGTCCTCGCCCACCGGCACGGCGGTCAGACCGGCCCGGGTG
Proteins encoded in this window:
- a CDS encoding activator-dependent family glycosyltransferase, with amino-acid sequence MRVLLTAFAQDAHLNGIVPLAWALRTAGHEVRVASQPGAIGSITRAGLTAVPVGEDHSMDDVIRTVGHGMLLHHLNRDYLENRPERLSTDYLRASNAILTSTFYPQINNESMIDGLVEFARFWRPDLVLWEPFTFAGAVAAKATGAAHARLLAFPDLFARTHLELRRRQAELPPELRDDPMEEWLAYTLDRHGAAFGPEVVTGQWSVDQMPAGVRMELGLPRLPMRYVPYNGPGPAVVPEWLREPPGRRRVCLTLGLTIRDTEFPNAIDLDEVLASVGDLDVEVVATLSETELAGVSKIPDNIRVVDHVAMLALLPTCSAIVHHGGAGTWATAAAYGVPQVALGWMWDAIYRAQRLEDLGAGLHLHSEGLTVDVLRDKLVRVLDDPSYREGARRLRRSMLMAPAPNEVVPAIEQLTARHRPATAGR